The Spirochaetota bacterium genome has a segment encoding these proteins:
- a CDS encoding DUF2147 domain-containing protein has translation MKKVLAGLMAVLCAVVFIAAQAKAEEKLDGTWKTVADEGPDKGKAKSHLQIYDKNGVYFAKVIKLLLNKSQDTLCDKCKGDLFNKPVVGMNIFSNMKKTGKVDKDFGDEYAGGQIMDPDNGKFYTCKIWIKGDTLVVRGYLGPFYRTQRWYRVK, from the coding sequence ATGAAGAAAGTCTTAGCAGGTCTTATGGCAGTATTGTGCGCCGTAGTGTTTATCGCCGCCCAGGCGAAGGCAGAAGAAAAATTGGACGGTACATGGAAAACCGTCGCCGATGAGGGCCCCGATAAAGGTAAGGCCAAATCGCATCTACAAATATATGATAAGAACGGCGTTTATTTCGCTAAGGTCATCAAGCTCCTCCTCAATAAATCCCAGGACACGCTCTGCGACAAATGCAAAGGCGACCTGTTCAACAAGCCGGTGGTGGGCATGAATATTTTTTCCAACATGAAAAAAACCGGTAAAGTCGACAAGGATTTCGGCGATGAATACGCCGGCGGACAGATCATGGACCCCGACAACGGAAAATTCTACACCTGCAAAATCTGGATCAAGGGCGACACCCTTGTTGTGCGCGGATACCTGGGCCCCTTCTATAGAACGCAGAGATGGTACAGGGTCAAGTAA
- a CDS encoding TetR/AcrR family transcriptional regulator, translated as MTKFYKETFEKISEEKRQRIISVAISEFAGKGLVAANINDIAKKAGISIGSLYNYFASKDDLYMAIADEGLTILEKLISSIDLSTGTLFEKIEKLVRATQEYSRKYPELTQIYHDLTSQSLSHMSARLSKKMEEITARYYRHIIADGKKEGIVGDDVNEWMAAFCLDNLLLVLQYSYTSKYFMERMKIFAGNDALDNDERVVKGVMRFIRGALSPLQ; from the coding sequence ATGACTAAATTCTATAAGGAAACCTTTGAAAAAATTTCCGAGGAAAAGCGACAGAGAATCATCTCTGTCGCCATAAGCGAGTTCGCCGGTAAAGGCCTGGTGGCCGCCAACATCAATGACATAGCCAAAAAAGCCGGGATCAGCATAGGGTCCCTGTATAATTATTTTGCGTCAAAAGACGATCTGTATATGGCCATCGCGGATGAAGGGCTCACTATTCTCGAGAAACTGATATCATCCATCGACCTCTCCACGGGAACCCTTTTTGAAAAGATTGAAAAGCTCGTGAGGGCCACCCAGGAGTATTCGCGGAAATACCCGGAGCTCACACAGATCTACCACGATCTCACCTCCCAGAGCCTTTCCCATATGTCGGCGCGGCTGTCAAAAAAAATGGAAGAGATCACGGCCCGGTATTACCGCCACATCATAGCTGACGGGAAAAAGGAAGGGATCGTGGGAGACGACGTCAACGAATGGATGGCGGCTTTCTGCCTGGACAATCTGCTCCTGGTGCTCCAGTATTCATATACGTCGAAATACTTCATGGAGCGGATGAAAATATTCGCGGGCAATGACGCCCTTGACAACGATGAGAGGGTCGTGAAGGGAGTCATGAGGTTCATTCGGGGCGCCCTGTCGCCATTGCAGTAA
- a CDS encoding type III pantothenate kinase, protein MIIGFDIGNTSTTAALYREDSVIPDYTFRFPTVKNTGSSELFDQVRDGLRRLGAGIETYMIEGCAFSSVVPEINRAYHDMAKTGLRLPAHEITCESKLNFTIRYDDPRQLGVDRIVNAAAVFSEYGGGAIVVDIGTAVTFCVLLEGNIFDGGIIAPGIDTAIKSLSLRASQLPEVPFEKPNRVAARDTVNALKSGFFYGWLSLAEGIIARIEKDYNRAFKVILTGGFAATVAEHLAHENTVDSLLLMKGIKIVHDLNR, encoded by the coding sequence ATGATAATAGGGTTTGACATAGGCAATACCAGCACCACGGCCGCACTCTACCGGGAAGACTCGGTAATCCCTGATTATACCTTCCGTTTTCCGACTGTCAAGAACACCGGCTCTTCGGAATTGTTCGACCAGGTCCGGGACGGACTCAGGCGCCTGGGCGCGGGAATTGAGACATACATGATCGAGGGGTGCGCCTTTTCCAGCGTGGTGCCGGAAATTAATAGAGCATACCATGACATGGCGAAGACCGGCCTGCGCCTCCCGGCCCATGAGATCACCTGCGAGAGCAAACTGAATTTTACGATCCGCTACGATGACCCGCGGCAGCTCGGCGTGGACCGTATCGTCAATGCAGCCGCCGTGTTCAGCGAATACGGCGGCGGCGCCATCGTCGTTGATATCGGAACCGCCGTGACGTTCTGCGTTCTCCTTGAGGGGAATATCTTCGACGGAGGGATTATAGCGCCCGGCATCGATACCGCCATCAAGTCCCTTTCCCTGAGGGCCTCGCAGCTCCCGGAGGTGCCCTTTGAGAAGCCGAACCGCGTGGCGGCGCGGGATACGGTCAACGCCCTGAAATCAGGCTTCTTTTACGGATGGCTCTCTCTCGCCGAAGGGATCATCGCCCGGATAGAAAAGGATTACAACCGCGCCTTCAAGGTTATTCTGACCGGTGGGTTTGCGGCAACCGTGGCGGAACATCTGGCCCACGAAAACACCGTGGATTCCCTTCTCCTCATGAAGGGCATCAAGATCGTCCACGATCTGAACAGGTGA